A single Nicotiana tabacum cultivar K326 chromosome 5, ASM71507v2, whole genome shotgun sequence DNA region contains:
- the LOC107827346 gene encoding protein IQ-DOMAIN 13 produces the protein MGKKGSWFSAIKRVFTPSSKEKLPNESEKKSAKEKKGRGKLKHGENKSFIPLFREPSSIEKILGEADEQKLLTPRFTLPSVDSPRASSYRVASPTATSPRVASPKVSSHRLNSPKAASQRVTSPKVPTPRISSPKATSPKVNRNRKEISYAYRPEPTLRNLQLSATKIQAAYRGYMARRSFRALRGLVRLQGVVRSSNVKKQTANAMKQMQLLVRVQTQIQSRRIQMLENQALQHQAYRNDKDVESITSKWTQLCEAGNHDNWDDSLLTKEEVEARMRKKVEAVIKRERAMAYAYSHQLWKGDPKSALDMGASGLWWNWFERQPPSENAYKGQSTVKDINLTTPRTISEHKPSPTPLNNNLRHLFSEYNNHESVTPARAISEHKPSPTPLNNNFRRILSDYDNHESVTPMSTKSAFPTRGKQMHTPSRTPPVNSSSLRKYSRTRASATNYPFDLPLKDDDSLTSCPPFSAPHYMAPTVSAKAKLRASSNPKERISSKPSSDTKKRFSFPLTPNIWSSKWSKGSGKDSASRKEVDKQESMADHISVDSTVSMPAVVGRRPFNRFV, from the exons ATGGGGAAGAAAGGCAGTTGGTTTTCTGCTATCAAAAGGGTGTTTACACCCAGCTCTAAGGAGAAGCTACCCAAT GAATCAGAGAAGAAAAGTGCTAAGGAAAAGAAAGGTCGCGGAAAACTGAAGCATGGAGAGAACAAATCATTTATTCCTCTCTTCAGAGAGCCAAGTAGTATTGAGAAAATACTGGGAGAAGCAGATGAACAAAAACTACTTACTCCAAGATTCACTTTACCTAGTGTCGACTCTCCTCGGGCTTCTTCTTATAGAGTTGCCTCTCCTACTGCTACTTCTCCAAGAGTTGCCTCTCCTAAGGTTTCTTCCCACAGGCTTAATTCTCCGAAGGCTGCCTCTCAAAGGGTTACTTCTCCTAAGGTCCCGACTCCAAGGATTTCTTCTCCTAAAGCTACTTCTCCTAAGGTTAATCGAAATCGCAAAGAAATCAGCTATGCTTATAGACCAGAACCAACTTTGAGGAATCTCCAGCTTTCAGCAACCAAGATACAGGCAGCCTACAGAGGTTACATG GCAAGGAGGAGTTTCCGAGCATTGAGGGGTTTAGTAAGGCTTCAAGGAGTGGTGAGGAGTAGTAATGTAAAAAAGCAAACAGCAAATGCCATGAAGCAGATGCAACTTCTGGTTAGGGTCCAAACTCAAATTCAGTCAAGGAGGATCCAAATGTTGGAAAACCAGGCACTTCAACACCAAGCATACAGGAACGATAAGGACGTTGAGAGCATCACGAGCAAATGGACTCAGCTG TGTGAGGCAGGTAACCATGATAATTGGGATGATAGTTTGCTAACcaaagaagaagtagaagcaagGATGCGGAAGAAAGTGGAGGCAGTCATCAAAAGGGAGAGAGCAATGGCATATGCCTATTCTCACCAG CTATGGAAAGGTGATCCAAAATCGGCTCTGGACATGGGAGCTAGTGGATTGTGGTGGAATTGGTTTGAACGCCAGCCACCTTCTGAAAATGCATACAAGGGCCAATCTACTGTGAAAGATATCAACCTAACAACACCAAGAACGATTTCAGAGCACAAACCAAGTCCAACTCCGCTAAACAATAATTTGAGACACCTATTCTCGGAGTACAATAATCATGAATCGGTCACACCAGCAAGGGCAATTTCAGAGCACAAACCAAGTCCAACACCTCTAAACAACAATTTCAGACGCATACTCTCTGATTACGATAACCATGAATCGGTCACACCAATGTCAACCAAGTCAGCATTTCCAACAAGGGGAAAACAAATGCATACTCCAAGTAGAACACCACCAGTGAACAGCTCAAGTCTAAGAAAGTATTCAAGAACCAGAGCTAGTGCTACTAACTACCCTTTTGATCTTCCATTGAAGGACGACGATAGCCTCACGAGCTGCCCTCCCTTTTCGGCTCCACATTACATGGCACCTACTGTCTCAGCTAAAGCTAAACTCAGAGCAAGTAGCAATCCTAAGGAGAGAATTTCATCAAAACCATCCAGTGACACAAAGAAAAGATTTTCCTTCCCTTTGACTCCAAATATTTGGTCTTCCAAATGGAGCAAAGGTTCTGGAAAGGATTCTGCTTCTCGAAAAGAAGTCGATAAACAAGAGTCTATGGCGGATCATATAAGTGTGGATTCAACTGTCTCAATGCCCGCTGTAGTTGGGAGGAGACCATTTAACAGATTTGTGTGA